One Jannaschia sp. GRR-S6-38 genomic window carries:
- a CDS encoding alpha/beta fold hydrolase gives MLNTIRHGTPTDRPPLMIAHGLFGSARNWGVIAKRLSSDREVVAVDMRNHGDSAWRDSHSYPDLAADLAQAAGDRPHDLLGHSMGGKAAMTLALTQPERLRRLVVADIAPVAYDHSQAHLIEAMRAVDLSRVARRSEAAEQLARVPDDGTRAFLLQSLDAAAGRWTLNLDALEAEMPKIVGFPEIEGRFDGPALFLSGGESDYVRPEHRDRIKALFPQARFARIPGARHWLHAEKPREFEAALRAFLDA, from the coding sequence ATGCTGAACACGATCCGCCACGGCACGCCGACCGACCGCCCTCCGCTGATGATCGCGCATGGCCTCTTCGGCTCGGCGCGCAACTGGGGCGTGATCGCCAAGCGGCTCTCCTCCGATCGCGAGGTTGTGGCCGTCGACATGCGCAATCACGGCGACAGCGCGTGGCGCGACAGCCATTCCTATCCCGACCTCGCCGCCGATCTCGCGCAGGCGGCGGGCGACCGGCCGCATGACCTGCTGGGCCATTCCATGGGCGGCAAGGCCGCGATGACGCTGGCGCTGACCCAGCCCGAGCGCCTGCGCCGCCTCGTCGTCGCCGATATCGCCCCGGTGGCCTACGACCACAGCCAGGCGCATCTGATCGAGGCGATGCGCGCGGTCGACCTGTCGCGCGTGGCGCGTCGCTCGGAGGCCGCCGAACAACTCGCGCGGGTGCCCGATGACGGCACGCGCGCCTTCCTGCTGCAATCGCTGGACGCCGCGGCGGGGCGCTGGACGCTGAACCTCGACGCGCTGGAAGCCGAGATGCCGAAGATCGTGGGCTTTCCGGAGATCGAGGGCCGCTTCGACGGCCCCGCGCTGTTCCTGTCGGGCGGCGAGAGCGACTATGTCCGCCCCGAGCATCGCGACCGCATCAAGGCGCTGTTTCCGCAGGCCCGCTTCGCCCGGATCCCCGGCGCGCGCCACTGGCTGCATGCCGAGAAGCCGCGCGAGTTCGAGGCCGCGCTGCGCGCCTTCCTCGACGCCTGA
- the cobT gene encoding nicotinate-nucleotide--dimethylbenzimidazole phosphoribosyltransferase: MPELHDFAAIRTALADLPGPDTAAGRDAAARNGQLTKPPGALGRLEELAQWYAGWRGDPRPEIAAPQVLVFAGNHGVAAQGVSAFPAEVTIQMVANFRAGGAAINQLARLAGARMDVHELELDRPTADFTRGPAMTEAEACLAFATGWTAVAPDADLVVAGEMGIANTTSAAAIATAILGGENWAGRGTGVDDVGLARKEAAIAAGLAANPGRTGLEVLAALGGREIAAMAGAVAGARAHRIPVILDGFIGSAAALTLWAESPATLDHCLAGHLSAEGAHDRMLAAMGKTPLLSLGLRLGEGSGAALAIQVLKGALACHSGMATFAEAGVSDG; encoded by the coding sequence TTGCCCGAGCTTCACGACTTCGCCGCCATCCGCACCGCCCTTGCCGATCTGCCCGGCCCCGACACCGCCGCCGGGCGGGACGCGGCGGCGCGCAACGGCCAGCTGACCAAGCCGCCCGGCGCCCTGGGCCGGCTGGAGGAGCTGGCGCAGTGGTACGCGGGCTGGCGCGGCGATCCGCGGCCCGAGATCGCGGCGCCGCAGGTCCTGGTCTTTGCGGGCAATCACGGCGTCGCCGCGCAGGGCGTCAGCGCCTTCCCGGCCGAGGTCACCATCCAGATGGTCGCCAATTTCCGCGCCGGCGGGGCCGCGATCAACCAGTTGGCTCGGCTCGCCGGCGCCCGGATGGACGTCCACGAGCTGGAGCTCGACCGCCCGACGGCCGATTTCACCCGTGGCCCCGCGATGACCGAGGCCGAGGCCTGCCTCGCCTTCGCGACCGGCTGGACGGCCGTCGCCCCGGATGCCGATCTCGTGGTGGCCGGCGAGATGGGCATCGCCAACACCACCTCCGCCGCGGCCATCGCCACGGCGATTCTGGGCGGCGAGAATTGGGCGGGGCGCGGCACCGGCGTCGACGACGTGGGGCTCGCGCGCAAGGAGGCCGCCATCGCGGCCGGGCTCGCCGCCAATCCGGGGCGCACGGGGCTCGAGGTGCTGGCCGCGCTCGGCGGGCGCGAGATCGCCGCCATGGCGGGCGCCGTCGCGGGCGCGCGGGCGCATCGCATTCCGGTCATCCTCGACGGCTTCATCGGCTCCGCCGCCGCGCTGACGCTCTGGGCCGAGAGTCCGGCCACGCTCGACCATTGCCTCGCCGGCCATCTCTCGGCCGAGGGCGCGCATGACCGGATGCTCGCGGCGATGGGCAAGACGCCGCTCCTGTCGCTGGGCCTGCGCCTGGGCGAGGGGTCGGGCGCGGCACTCGCGATCCAGGTCCTGAAGGGCGCGCTGGCCTGCCATTCCGGCATGGCCACCTTCGCCGAGGCCGGCGTCAGCGACGGCTAG
- the cobS gene encoding adenosylcobinamide-GDP ribazoletransferase, producing the protein MSLKSDLVSAGMLLTRLPVRGTPTDPAARAAWAWPLAGLAVGLIAGLAGLIVGSLGFAPGVAGGAALIAMILATGALHEDGLADVADGFWGGFDRARRLEIMRDSRIGAYGVIALILSLGLRWLLLAEAAAQGAILGLAVAAAMAGRAAMPVLMRWLPPARADGLSQGAGVPGARGTGIALGLGALALLLHGPAAALLAAALAGAAVLGLGLIARAKIGGQTGDVLGAGQQVAEIAVLAALTAG; encoded by the coding sequence ATGTCATTGAAATCCGACCTCGTCTCGGCCGGCATGCTGCTGACCCGGCTGCCGGTCCGGGGCACCCCCACCGACCCGGCCGCGCGCGCGGCCTGGGCCTGGCCCTTGGCGGGGCTGGCCGTGGGGCTGATCGCGGGACTGGCCGGGCTGATCGTGGGCAGCCTCGGCTTCGCGCCCGGGGTCGCGGGCGGGGCCGCGCTGATCGCGATGATCCTGGCCACCGGCGCGCTGCACGAGGACGGGTTGGCCGATGTCGCCGACGGCTTCTGGGGCGGGTTCGACCGCGCCCGGCGGCTGGAGATCATGCGCGACAGCAGGATCGGCGCCTATGGCGTGATCGCGCTGATCCTGTCGCTGGGGCTGCGCTGGCTGCTGCTGGCGGAGGCGGCGGCGCAGGGTGCGATCCTCGGGCTCGCGGTGGCGGCCGCGATGGCCGGCCGCGCGGCGATGCCGGTGCTGATGCGCTGGCTGCCGCCGGCGCGCGCGGACGGGCTTTCGCAGGGCGCGGGCGTCCCCGGGGCCCGCGGGACGGGGATCGCGCTGGGTCTGGGCGCGCTCGCGTTGCTGCTGCACGGCCCGGCCGCCGCCCTTCTGGCCGCGGCGCTCGCGGGCGCGGCGGTGCTGGGGCTCGGGCTGATCGCGCGCGCCAAGATCGGCGGGCAGACCGGCGATGTGCTGGGGGCGGGGCAGCAGGTCGCGGAAATCGCCGTTCTCGCGGCGCTGACGGCGGGTTAG
- a CDS encoding molecular chaperone DjiA: MSLWTRILDALSALAPGERLSALFDRLRAPPERSVAFTIAVIALGAKMAKADGTVTRAEVAAFREVFTIPPEEEANAARVFDLARTDVAGFEDYARRIASMFEDDPDTLRDLMEGLFHIAMADGDYHPAEDDFLARVARIFRLDDRTFRSLRTRFVPGAEPDCYAVLGVTPDTPMPEIRAAWRRLVRDTHPDRMIARGLPEEAIKLAEKRMVAINRAWERIQAGTA, encoded by the coding sequence ATGTCGCTCTGGACCCGCATTCTCGACGCGCTGTCGGCGCTCGCCCCGGGGGAGCGGCTCTCGGCGCTGTTCGACCGGCTGCGCGCGCCGCCGGAACGCTCCGTCGCCTTCACCATCGCGGTGATCGCGCTGGGCGCGAAGATGGCCAAGGCCGACGGCACCGTGACCCGCGCCGAGGTCGCGGCCTTCCGCGAGGTCTTCACCATCCCCCCCGAGGAGGAGGCCAACGCCGCCCGCGTCTTCGATCTGGCCCGGACCGATGTCGCGGGGTTCGAGGATTACGCCCGCCGCATCGCGTCGATGTTCGAGGACGATCCCGACACGCTGCGCGACCTGATGGAGGGGCTGTTCCACATCGCGATGGCCGATGGCGACTACCATCCGGCCGAGGACGATTTCCTGGCCCGCGTGGCGCGCATCTTCCGGCTCGACGACCGGACCTTCCGCTCGCTCCGCACCCGCTTCGTGCCCGGCGCCGAACCGGATTGCTACGCGGTTCTAGGTGTCACCCCGGACACCCCGATGCCCGAGATCCGGGCGGCGTGGCGCCGCCTCGTGCGCGACACGCATCCCGACCGGATGATCGCCCGCGGCCTGCCGGAGGAGGCGATCAAGCTGGCCGAGAAGCGCATGGTCGCCATCAATCGCGCCTGGGAGCGGATCCAGGCGGGTACCGCCTGA
- a CDS encoding endonuclease/exonuclease/phosphatase family protein, with product MRPGFRFATWNVEWFDRLFRDDGTPDHSRGWSARYEVTKARQLDAIATVFRQMDADAILVIEAPDASTRRSSRAALEIFAEGAGLRTSRAMLGFENETRQEIALLYDPNAVTPRHRPGDHDGAPRFDRELGVDLDSDLQAERLVWSKPPLELDLGTDIGPIHLIGVHAKSKAAHGIRDPEERLRTAIQNRRKQLAQCVWLRRRIEHRLAEGERLIVAGDFNDGPGLDGYESLFGRSGVEIVLGDGSRALHDPSAVHARVGAAMPSTARFWDNSRKRYMNALLDFVMVSADLVPGATWRILHPFDDPAAAKDDLLREALLDASDHFPVVLDLPPAPPQP from the coding sequence ATGCGACCGGGCTTCCGCTTCGCGACCTGGAACGTCGAATGGTTCGACCGGCTGTTCCGCGACGACGGCACGCCCGACCACAGCCGCGGCTGGTCGGCGCGCTACGAAGTGACGAAGGCCCGCCAGCTCGACGCCATCGCGACCGTGTTCCGGCAGATGGATGCCGACGCGATCCTCGTGATCGAGGCGCCCGACGCCTCGACCCGCCGCTCCTCGCGCGCCGCGCTCGAGATCTTCGCCGAAGGCGCCGGGCTGCGGACCTCGCGCGCGATGCTGGGCTTCGAGAACGAGACCCGGCAGGAGATCGCGCTGCTCTACGATCCAAACGCGGTCACGCCGCGCCACCGGCCCGGCGACCATGACGGCGCGCCGCGATTCGACCGCGAACTGGGCGTCGATCTCGACAGCGACTTGCAGGCCGAGCGTCTGGTCTGGTCGAAGCCGCCGCTGGAGCTGGATCTCGGCACCGATATCGGCCCGATCCACCTGATCGGCGTGCATGCCAAGTCGAAGGCCGCGCATGGCATCCGCGACCCGGAGGAACGGTTGCGCACCGCGATCCAGAATCGCCGCAAGCAACTCGCGCAATGCGTGTGGCTGCGCCGCCGCATCGAGCATCGCCTGGCCGAGGGCGAACGGCTGATCGTGGCGGGCGATTTCAACGACGGCCCGGGGCTCGACGGCTACGAGTCGCTCTTCGGCCGCTCGGGCGTCGAGATCGTGCTGGGCGACGGGTCGCGCGCGCTGCACGATCCCAGCGCGGTCCATGCGCGGGTCGGCGCGGCGATGCCCTCGACCGCCCGGTTTTGGGACAATAGCCGCAAGCGCTACATGAACGCGCTTCTCGATTTCGTCATGGTCTCGGCCGATCTCGTGCCGGGCGCGACCTGGCGGATCCTGCATCCGTTCGACGACCCGGCGGCGGCGAAAGACGACCTGCTGCGCGAGGCCCTGCTCGACGCGTCGGATCATTTCCCGGTCGTGCTTGACCTGCCCCCGGCCCCGCCCCAACCTTGA
- a CDS encoding CDP-alcohol phosphatidyltransferase family protein — MWPRTRALSVHLLTATGAVFAMFSLLAAVEGNWSWMFLWLLAALAVDGIDGPLARRWDVTLHAARFDGVMLDLIIDYLTYVFIPVYALYASGLVPGWAGWGILTVVPFAGALYFADVRMKTEDASFEGFPGCWNMVALVVFVLEPNPWLTLVVSILLSVAMFLPLRFVHPVRTDRWRPLTLAVTLAWLGLAFAAAWGEFGLGRVAGWAFAAASAYLLLAGIAQQALGRRRLA; from the coding sequence ATGTGGCCCCGGACCCGCGCCCTTTCCGTGCACCTGTTGACCGCGACCGGTGCGGTCTTCGCGATGTTCTCGCTCTTGGCCGCGGTCGAGGGCAACTGGTCGTGGATGTTCCTGTGGCTGCTCGCGGCGCTGGCCGTCGACGGGATCGACGGGCCGTTGGCGCGGCGCTGGGACGTGACGCTGCACGCGGCGCGCTTCGACGGGGTCATGCTGGACCTGATCATCGACTACCTCACCTATGTCTTCATCCCGGTCTACGCGCTCTACGCCTCGGGCCTGGTGCCGGGCTGGGCGGGCTGGGGCATCCTGACGGTCGTGCCCTTCGCCGGCGCGCTCTATTTCGCGGATGTGCGGATGAAGACCGAGGATGCCAGCTTCGAGGGCTTCCCCGGCTGCTGGAACATGGTGGCACTCGTCGTCTTCGTGCTGGAGCCGAACCCCTGGCTGACGCTGGTCGTGTCGATCCTGCTCTCGGTGGCGATGTTCCTGCCGCTGCGCTTCGTGCACCCGGTGCGAACCGACCGCTGGCGGCCGCTGACCCTGGCGGTCACGCTGGCCTGGCTGGGCCTCGCCTTCGCCGCTGCCTGGGGCGAATTCGGCCTGGGGCGGGTCGCGGGCTGGGCCTTCGCGGCGGCCAGCGCCTACCTGCTCCTGGCGGGGATCGCGCAGCAGGCGCTTGGGCGCCGCCGCCTCGCCTAG
- a CDS encoding recombinase produces the protein MFRITTAAAFAALTLPTAAAEHACTVEGDHWDLDEAGIAALYDCMSERMLAGYSSGDDPLAGEYRGWVQAGTRPAVAGPHGERFLLTFANEIAAEQYLAYEEGDFEMPVGSVLAKESIAIRDGTARVGPLFYMTKVDDAPEFDNWFYSGVMPNGKPLNASQAFCHDCHRNFDASDSMGYPVPEVRVGG, from the coding sequence ATGTTCCGCATCACCACCGCCGCGGCGTTCGCAGCGCTCACCCTGCCCACGGCCGCAGCCGAGCACGCCTGTACCGTCGAGGGCGATCACTGGGATCTCGACGAGGCGGGGATCGCCGCGCTCTACGATTGCATGTCCGAGCGGATGCTCGCGGGCTACAGCTCAGGCGACGACCCGCTTGCCGGCGAATATCGCGGCTGGGTCCAGGCCGGGACGCGTCCTGCCGTGGCCGGCCCGCATGGCGAGCGCTTCCTTCTGACCTTCGCCAACGAGATCGCGGCCGAGCAATACCTGGCCTACGAGGAGGGGGACTTCGAAATGCCCGTCGGCTCCGTCCTGGCCAAGGAGAGCATCGCCATCCGCGACGGCACCGCCCGGGTCGGGCCGCTCTTCTACATGACGAAGGTCGATGACGCGCCCGAGTTCGACAACTGGTTCTATTCGGGCGTGATGCCCAACGGGAAGCCGCTCAATGCCAGCCAGGCCTTCTGCCACGACTGCCATCGGAACTTCGACGCCAGCGACAGCATGGGCTATCCGGTCCCCGAAGTGCGCGTCGGCGGCTGA
- a CDS encoding aspartate aminotransferase family protein, which produces MIPPVLPTYNRAPLSFVSGEGSWLVEKDGRRFLDLGAGIAVNVLGHAHPGLTRALTEQAGALWHTSNLYHIPQQEALAEKLVAATFADTCFFTNSGTEACELAVKMARKYWSEKGQPERHVILAFTGSFHGRSAAGIAAAGSEKMTKGFGPLLPGFRHLSFGDHDALRAAMAEPDVAAVILEPVQGEGGIVPVPDVCLKGLRDLCDETGALMILDEVQCGMGRTGKLFAHEWAGVSPDIMMVAKGIGGGFPLGALLATERAAAGMGAGTHGSTYGGNPLACAVGNAVMDIVADEAFLAEVRRKSARFRQGLEALVATHPDIFEAVRGSGLMLGLKCKVPNTDVLQAAYAQEICVVPAGDNVVRILPALNITDDDLAQALDRLDRAAASLVPA; this is translated from the coding sequence ATGATCCCCCCTGTCCTGCCCACCTACAACCGCGCCCCCCTGAGCTTCGTCTCGGGCGAGGGGTCCTGGCTGGTGGAGAAGGATGGCCGACGTTTCCTTGATCTGGGCGCGGGCATCGCGGTGAACGTGCTGGGCCACGCGCATCCGGGGCTGACCCGGGCGCTGACCGAGCAGGCCGGCGCGCTGTGGCACACCTCGAATCTCTACCACATCCCCCAGCAGGAGGCGCTGGCCGAGAAGCTGGTCGCGGCGACCTTCGCCGATACCTGCTTCTTCACCAATTCCGGCACCGAGGCCTGCGAACTGGCGGTGAAGATGGCGCGCAAATACTGGTCCGAGAAGGGCCAGCCCGAGCGTCACGTGATCCTGGCCTTCACCGGCAGCTTCCACGGCCGCTCGGCCGCGGGCATCGCCGCGGCGGGGTCCGAGAAGATGACCAAGGGGTTCGGCCCCCTGCTGCCGGGCTTCCGCCACCTGTCCTTCGGCGATCACGACGCGCTGCGCGCCGCCATGGCCGAGCCCGATGTCGCCGCCGTGATCCTCGAGCCCGTGCAGGGCGAGGGCGGGATCGTCCCGGTCCCCGATGTCTGCCTCAAGGGGCTGCGCGATCTCTGCGACGAGACCGGCGCGCTGATGATCCTCGACGAGGTGCAATGCGGCATGGGCCGGACCGGCAAGCTCTTCGCGCATGAATGGGCGGGCGTGTCTCCCGACATCATGATGGTCGCAAAGGGCATCGGCGGGGGCTTCCCGCTGGGCGCGCTGCTGGCCACCGAGCGGGCGGCCGCCGGCATGGGCGCGGGCACGCATGGCTCGACCTATGGCGGCAACCCGCTGGCCTGCGCGGTGGGCAACGCCGTGATGGACATCGTCGCCGACGAGGCCTTCCTGGCCGAGGTCCGCCGCAAGTCGGCCCGCTTCCGCCAGGGGCTTGAGGCGCTGGTCGCCACGCATCCCGACATCTTCGAAGCGGTGCGCGGCTCGGGGCTGATGCTGGGGCTGAAATGCAAGGTGCCCAACACCGACGTCCTCCAGGCGGCTTACGCGCAGGAGATCTGCGTGGTGCCCGCCGGCGACAACGTGGTCCGCATCCTGCCCGCGCTCAACATCACCGATGACGACCTTGCCCAGGCGCTCGACCGGCTCGACCGCGCGGCGGCGAGCCTCGTCCCCGCCTGA
- the argF gene encoding ornithine carbamoyltransferase gives MTHFLDIHTTDRAALRAILDQAEAMKAARGDRPKGTPDDELPLQGRVVALIFEKPSTRTRVSFDVGVRQLGGTSMVLSGAEMQLGHGETIADTARVLSRYVDLIMIRTFGEDILHEMAEHASVPVINGLTDNSHPCQIMADVMTFEEHRGPIAGKRVAWMGDGNNVAQSFLHAAERFGFDFTFSGPQQLDPPEALVGGLRRAGRDVRIERDPARAVADADLVVTDTWVSMGDAESSRQRRHNLLRPYQVNERLMAAAPEHALVMHCLPAHRGEEITDGVLDGPRSVVFDEAENRLHAQKAIMRWCLGV, from the coding sequence ATGACCCATTTCCTCGACATCCACACCACCGACCGCGCGGCCCTGCGCGCCATCCTCGACCAGGCGGAGGCGATGAAGGCCGCCCGCGGCGACCGCCCCAAGGGCACCCCCGACGACGAGCTGCCGCTGCAGGGCCGCGTCGTGGCGCTGATCTTCGAAAAGCCCTCGACCCGGACCCGCGTCAGCTTCGACGTGGGCGTGCGCCAGCTGGGCGGCACGTCGATGGTGCTGTCGGGCGCCGAGATGCAGCTGGGCCATGGCGAGACCATCGCCGACACGGCCCGCGTGCTGTCGCGCTATGTCGACCTGATCATGATCCGCACCTTCGGCGAGGACATCCTCCACGAGATGGCCGAGCACGCGAGCGTGCCCGTCATCAACGGGCTGACCGACAATTCGCATCCCTGCCAGATCATGGCCGACGTGATGACCTTCGAGGAGCATCGCGGGCCCATCGCCGGCAAGCGCGTGGCCTGGATGGGCGACGGCAACAACGTCGCTCAGAGCTTCCTGCACGCCGCCGAGCGCTTCGGCTTCGATTTCACCTTCTCGGGGCCGCAGCAGCTCGACCCGCCCGAGGCGCTTGTCGGCGGCCTGCGCCGGGCGGGCCGCGACGTGCGGATCGAGCGCGATCCGGCGCGAGCCGTGGCCGATGCGGATCTCGTGGTGACCGACACCTGGGTCAGCATGGGCGACGCCGAGAGCTCGCGGCAGCGCCGCCACAACCTGCTGCGCCCCTACCAGGTCAACGAACGCCTGATGGCCGCCGCACCCGAGCACGCGCTGGTGATGCATTGCCTGCCCGCCCATCGCGGCGAGGAGATCACCGACGGCGTGCTCGACGGGCCGCGCTCGGTCGTGTTCGACGAGGCCGAGAACCGGCTGCACGCGCAAAAGGCGATCATGCGCTGGTGCCTGGGTGTCTGA
- a CDS encoding DMT family transporter yields the protein MSDAAGPSARTAGPLIAIAFMVAATVFIAATTLLAKALGTAALGAPLHPFQITFGRFLFAAIAVFATVAALRPTIGTAQWRWHLGRVICGWGGVTLMFAAVATIPLAEATAISFLNPIVAMVLAVILMGESAGPVRWSAAAIAVAGAILLLRPGMGVVAPGALLALGAALALGAEVLFIKRLTRTEGPLAILAFSNGIGLVLATLTALPVWQPPTHPQWAAMVALGVLMACAQGCFVNSLRRAETSLVTPFSYLTLVFAGLYDLVIFGVLPDAVGWAGAALIVLGAGLLAWREGRARPALPLTPSGGSRS from the coding sequence GTGTCTGACGCCGCCGGGCCGTCCGCGCGGACGGCCGGTCCCCTGATCGCCATCGCCTTCATGGTCGCCGCGACCGTCTTCATCGCGGCCACGACGCTTCTGGCCAAGGCGCTGGGCACCGCGGCGCTGGGCGCGCCCCTGCATCCGTTCCAGATCACCTTCGGACGCTTCCTCTTCGCCGCCATCGCGGTCTTCGCGACGGTGGCGGCCCTGCGCCCCACGATCGGCACCGCGCAGTGGCGCTGGCATCTCGGCCGCGTGATCTGCGGCTGGGGCGGCGTGACGCTGATGTTCGCCGCCGTCGCGACCATCCCGCTGGCCGAGGCGACGGCGATCAGCTTTCTCAACCCCATCGTCGCGATGGTGCTGGCCGTGATCCTGATGGGCGAGAGCGCGGGCCCGGTGCGCTGGTCGGCCGCCGCGATCGCGGTGGCGGGCGCAATCCTCCTGCTGCGCCCGGGGATGGGCGTCGTGGCCCCGGGCGCGCTCCTGGCGCTAGGCGCGGCTTTGGCGCTCGGGGCGGAGGTTCTGTTCATCAAGCGGCTGACGCGAACCGAAGGGCCGCTGGCGATCCTGGCCTTCTCGAACGGGATCGGGCTGGTGCTGGCGACGCTGACCGCCCTGCCCGTCTGGCAGCCGCCCACGCACCCGCAATGGGCCGCGATGGTCGCGTTGGGCGTCTTGATGGCCTGCGCGCAGGGCTGCTTCGTCAATTCCCTGCGCCGGGCCGAGACCTCGCTGGTGACGCCCTTCAGCTACCTGACGCTGGTCTTCGCGGGGCTCTACGACCTGGTGATCTTCGGCGTCCTGCCCGACGCGGTGGGCTGGGCGGGCGCGGCGCTGATCGTGCTGGGCGCGGGGCTTCTGGCCTGGCGCGAGGGCCGCGCGCGCCCGGCGCTGCCGCTCACGCCTTCAGGCGGTAGCCGGTCCTGA
- a CDS encoding ABC transporter permease — translation MTDTAARRPERPRSEQGVRRFGRVNWLGLRTLAEREVRRFMAVWTQTLLAPLVTAGLFLLIFTLAVGTRRGEVMGVSFLHFLAPGILMMTVIQNSFANVSSSIVISKVQGNIVDTLMPPLSAAELVAGYLAGGIARGIFVAIAIMLILFPFIGLGVANPVMALVWVALGGAFLGSLALVAGVFANKFDQIAAITNFIVTPLSFLSGTFYSLETLPPFMRALSHANPVFYLIDGLRHAVLGVSDSSPWLGFGVVVAATILMAGVAWWMFRTGYRLKA, via the coding sequence ATGACCGACACCGCCGCACGCCGCCCCGAGCGTCCCCGATCCGAACAGGGCGTGCGCCGCTTCGGGCGCGTCAACTGGCTGGGCCTGCGCACGCTGGCCGAGCGCGAGGTGCGCCGCTTCATGGCCGTCTGGACCCAGACCCTGCTGGCGCCGCTGGTCACGGCGGGGCTGTTCCTGCTGATCTTCACGCTGGCCGTCGGCACGCGGCGCGGCGAGGTGATGGGGGTCAGCTTCCTGCATTTCCTGGCGCCCGGCATCCTGATGATGACCGTCATCCAGAATAGCTTCGCCAACGTCTCCTCCTCGATCGTGATCTCGAAGGTGCAGGGCAATATCGTCGACACGCTGATGCCGCCGCTTTCGGCCGCCGAGCTGGTGGCGGGCTATCTCGCGGGCGGGATCGCGCGGGGGATCTTCGTGGCCATCGCGATCATGCTGATCCTGTTTCCCTTCATCGGGCTCGGCGTGGCGAACCCGGTGATGGCGCTGGTCTGGGTGGCGCTGGGCGGGGCGTTCCTGGGCTCGCTCGCGCTGGTGGCGGGGGTCTTCGCCAACAAGTTCGACCAGATCGCGGCGATCACCAATTTCATCGTCACCCCGCTCAGCTTCCTGTCGGGGACGTTCTATTCGCTCGAAACCCTTCCGCCCTTCATGCGCGCGCTCAGCCACGCGAACCCCGTCTTCTACCTGATCGACGGGCTGCGGCACGCGGTGCTGGGCGTCTCGGACAGCTCGCCGTGGCTGGGCTTCGGCGTGGTCGTCGCGGCGACGATCCTCATGGCGGGCGTCGCGTGGTGGATGTTCAGGACCGGCTACCGCCTGAAGGCGTGA
- a CDS encoding GcrA family cell cycle regulator has product MAWTDDRVETLKRMWSEGASASQIAKELGGVTRNAVIGKVHRLGLSNRNADADAKPEPAKPEKPKAAKPEAAKTPEPKKPAPEAPAADDEDDDDEPRTMAAVPQGANVTPLRKPLMAGQPLPPQPSANEISPEALAKVNAVEKTAKKISLMELTERTCKWPIGDPATPKFWFCGLPVQAGKPYCEAHVSVAFQPMSSRRDRRR; this is encoded by the coding sequence ATGGCCTGGACCGACGATCGCGTCGAGACGCTCAAGCGCATGTGGAGCGAAGGGGCCAGTGCGTCCCAGATCGCCAAGGAACTGGGCGGCGTGACGCGCAACGCGGTGATCGGCAAGGTTCACCGCCTCGGCCTGTCGAACCGCAACGCCGATGCCGATGCGAAGCCCGAGCCCGCGAAGCCCGAGAAACCCAAGGCCGCGAAGCCCGAGGCCGCCAAGACGCCCGAGCCCAAGAAGCCCGCGCCCGAAGCCCCGGCCGCGGATGACGAGGATGACGACGACGAGCCGCGCACCATGGCCGCCGTGCCGCAGGGCGCGAACGTGACGCCGTTGCGCAAGCCCTTGATGGCGGGCCAGCCCCTGCCCCCGCAGCCCTCGGCCAACGAGATCAGCCCCGAGGCGCTGGCCAAGGTGAACGCGGTCGAGAAGACGGCGAAGAAGATCAGCTTGATGGAGCTGACCGAGCGGACCTGCAAATGGCCGATCGGCGACCCGGCCACGCCGAAATTCTGGTTCTGCGGCCTGCCCGTGCAGGCGGGCAAGCCCTATTGCGAGGCGCATGTCTCGGTGGCGTTCCAGCCCATGTCCTCGCGCCGCGACCGGCGCCGCTGA